In Halobellus ruber, the following proteins share a genomic window:
- the radB gene encoding DNA repair and recombination protein RadB, whose amino-acid sequence MSDALTTGCGSLDDLLGGGFERGTVTQVYGPPAAGKTNVALSTAVNVAADGGTAVYIDTEGLSPDRFRQLAAAAAGDGRSIEDVTSRLIVSEAHDFAAQEEAVRDAAEFAERAELIVLDSATGFYRLERTDDDDAGDSLRRVASQVTHLLSLARKHDLAVVITNQVFTDPDTDRATALGGHTLNHWTGAILRVDRFRGGNRRATLEKHRSKPAGDTATFEITGDGLESVERGME is encoded by the coding sequence GTGTCCGACGCACTCACCACGGGGTGTGGGTCGCTCGACGACCTGCTCGGCGGGGGGTTCGAGCGCGGCACCGTGACCCAGGTGTACGGCCCGCCGGCCGCCGGGAAGACCAACGTCGCGCTCTCGACGGCGGTCAACGTCGCAGCCGACGGCGGGACCGCCGTCTACATCGACACCGAGGGGCTGTCGCCCGACCGGTTCCGACAGCTCGCGGCGGCCGCCGCCGGCGACGGCCGGTCGATCGAGGACGTCACCTCGCGGCTGATCGTCTCCGAGGCCCACGACTTCGCGGCCCAGGAGGAGGCGGTCCGCGACGCCGCGGAGTTCGCCGAGCGCGCGGAGCTGATCGTCCTCGACAGCGCGACGGGGTTCTACCGGCTCGAGCGCACCGACGACGACGACGCCGGCGACTCCCTCCGGCGGGTCGCCAGCCAGGTGACGCATCTGCTCTCCCTGGCGCGGAAACACGACCTCGCGGTGGTGATCACGAACCAGGTGTTCACCGATCCCGACACCGACCGCGCGACGGCGCTCGGGGGTCACACCCTCAACCACTGGACGGGCGCGATACTCCGCGTGGATCGGTTCCGCGGCGGCAACCGTCGAGCCACGCTGGAGAAGCACCGCTCGAAGCCCGCCGGCGACACCGCGACGTTCGAGATCACCGGCGACGGGCTGGAAAGCGTCGAACGTGGGATGGAGTGA
- a CDS encoding CBS domain-containing protein, with protein MDITDIATPDFVAVDAGKRLGKIQAIFERENPRGIVVTDDGDYAGVIGEKQLVRSRMGDDTKASVVMKSAPRIDRHEDVREAARMLVEGDVKISPVFEGEQLYGVVSTDDILHAVVDSLDAITVEDILTTDVVNVGEKARVGQVINKLREHGVSRLPVVDEDTGSLVGIVTTHDLVDFVVRDDSRQGRGDRRGDLDRMLDLPVYDLMSDPVVTSVPTETVDVAVERMFENDISGLVVTPEESDQRVHGIVTKTDVLRALTFTEDERMDVQITNVRLLETLTRQEVVESITTVVDKYQEMQVLHAHVRFHEHKEKLRGTPLMQCQIRLRTNRGQIGGSGEGYGAEHAFHVALDKLERNVLEVKGVNADEKQRGQLLRKLGEL; from the coding sequence ATGGATATTACTGATATCGCCACTCCTGATTTCGTCGCCGTCGACGCCGGCAAACGCCTGGGCAAGATCCAAGCCATCTTCGAGCGCGAGAACCCCCGGGGAATCGTCGTGACCGACGACGGCGACTACGCCGGCGTGATCGGGGAGAAACAGCTGGTCCGCTCCCGGATGGGGGACGACACCAAGGCCTCCGTCGTGATGAAGTCCGCCCCGCGGATCGACCGCCACGAGGACGTCCGGGAAGCCGCCCGGATGCTCGTCGAGGGCGACGTGAAGATCTCGCCCGTCTTCGAGGGTGAACAGCTCTACGGCGTCGTCAGCACCGACGACATCCTCCACGCCGTCGTCGACAGCCTCGACGCCATCACGGTCGAGGACATCCTGACCACCGACGTCGTCAACGTCGGCGAGAAGGCCCGCGTGGGGCAGGTGATCAACAAGCTCCGCGAGCACGGCGTCTCCCGGCTCCCCGTCGTCGACGAGGACACCGGGTCGCTGGTCGGCATCGTGACCACCCACGACCTCGTCGACTTCGTGGTCCGGGACGACAGCCGGCAGGGTCGCGGCGACCGGCGCGGGGACCTCGACCGAATGTTGGATCTGCCCGTCTACGACCTGATGTCGGACCCGGTCGTCACTTCAGTTCCGACCGAGACTGTCGACGTCGCCGTCGAGCGGATGTTCGAGAACGACATCTCCGGACTCGTGGTGACGCCCGAGGAGTCCGACCAGCGGGTCCACGGGATCGTCACCAAGACCGACGTGCTCCGGGCGCTGACGTTCACCGAGGACGAGCGGATGGACGTCCAGATCACGAACGTCCGACTCCTCGAGACGCTCACCCGCCAGGAGGTCGTGGAGTCGATCACCACCGTGGTCGACAAGTACCAGGAGATGCAGGTGCTGCACGCCCACGTCCGCTTCCACGAGCACAAGGAGAAGCTCCGCGGGACGCCGCTGATGCAGTGTCAGATCCGGCTCCGGACCAACCGCGGCCAGATCGGCGGCAGCGGCGAGGGGTACGGCGCCGAACACGCCTTCCACGTCGCGCTCGACAAGCTCGAACGCAACGTCCTCGAAGTCAAGGGCGTCAACGCCGACGAGAAACAGCGCGGGCAGCTCCTCCGGAAGCTCGGCGAGCTGTAG
- a CDS encoding gluconate 2-dehydrogenase subunit 3 family protein, with translation MELTRRDALAALSAVGAAVGGGVLAGRFDPPRADDAAGNGDEATDADEGVSLSTDLLALLDAVAEVVYPDGVENRRAFVDSYVVGRVADRPDYRAGLREAAAQLDAVARDWYDAPYADLDADTRDLLLRDLGVETADPDPEGPVTDRIRFFLVNDPLFAFYTSPTGGRLVGIENPIGYPGGIESYQRATMSPADDGAGGDG, from the coding sequence GTGGAACTGACACGGCGCGACGCGCTGGCGGCGCTCTCCGCGGTCGGCGCGGCGGTCGGCGGGGGCGTGCTCGCCGGCCGGTTCGACCCGCCACGGGCCGACGACGCGGCGGGGAACGGAGACGAGGCCACCGACGCCGACGAAGGGGTGTCGCTGTCGACGGACCTGCTGGCCCTGCTGGACGCGGTCGCGGAGGTCGTCTACCCCGACGGCGTCGAGAACCGCCGCGCGTTCGTCGACAGCTACGTGGTTGGTCGGGTCGCGGATCGCCCCGACTACCGTGCGGGGCTCCGCGAGGCCGCCGCCCAACTCGACGCCGTCGCCCGCGACTGGTACGACGCGCCCTACGCCGACCTCGACGCCGACACCCGCGATCTGCTCCTCCGGGATCTGGGGGTCGAGACCGCCGACCCCGACCCCGAGGGGCCGGTGACCGACCGGATCCGCTTTTTCCTGGTGAACGACCCGCTTTTCGCCTTCTACACCTCCCCGACGGGCGGCCGGCTGGTCGGGATCGAGAACCCGATCGGCTACCCCGGCGGGATCGAGAGCTACCAGCGAGCGACGATGTCGCCGGCCGACGACGGCGCGGGGGGAGACGGATGA
- a CDS encoding GMC family oxidoreductase produces the protein MSAGADDGGVGDGADRTPSPRADVCVVGSGPAGALAAHRLAGAGADVVVLEAGPRFDFDERREQQEEFIRPGMGDPWEMGGARDAYTDSGRGYPLNAARVKGVGGSTLHWQGMVMRLHERDFELESRHGVGVDWPIDYEDLRPYYAAAERALGVAGAADNPYAPPREEPFPLPAFPPSHSDSLFAPACERLGIDMHSVPNARNSEPYDGRASCQGYGTCKPICPSGAKYTAESHVAKATEAGARIVDHAAVQRLVHDDAGETVEAAVYATPDGTERRQPADRFVLAAGGVENARLLLLSASELYPDGLANSSGAVGRFFMDHLFAGAGGQLDEPTRQNHVGFNTSETHQFYDDTDPVEGMKLEFLNYAGPSPVMQALGAETWGEELLEQLQASYGTHVAMGGLVEQLPDADNRVTLDPDVRDDHGNPVPHIEWSLSERTRGALRRANEIQHAILEELGVDVEWTVGPEATGPAYHQMGTTRMGTDPATSVVDADCRAHDLPNLRIVGSSVFPTGGAMNPTLTIAALALRVAESMAESV, from the coding sequence ATGAGCGCCGGCGCCGACGACGGCGGCGTGGGCGACGGCGCCGACCGCACCCCCTCGCCGCGGGCGGACGTCTGTGTCGTCGGCTCCGGCCCGGCGGGCGCGCTCGCGGCCCACCGACTCGCGGGGGCGGGCGCGGACGTAGTCGTCCTCGAGGCGGGCCCGCGGTTCGACTTCGACGAGCGCCGCGAGCAGCAGGAGGAGTTCATCCGGCCGGGGATGGGCGACCCCTGGGAGATGGGCGGCGCCCGGGACGCCTACACCGATTCCGGCCGGGGGTATCCGCTGAACGCCGCCCGCGTGAAGGGCGTCGGCGGGTCGACGCTCCACTGGCAGGGGATGGTGATGCGGCTCCACGAACGGGACTTCGAGCTGGAATCCAGACACGGCGTCGGGGTCGACTGGCCGATCGATTACGAGGATCTCCGGCCGTACTACGCCGCCGCCGAGCGCGCGCTTGGCGTCGCGGGCGCCGCGGACAACCCCTACGCGCCGCCGCGGGAGGAGCCGTTCCCCCTCCCGGCGTTTCCGCCCTCCCACTCCGATTCGCTGTTCGCGCCGGCGTGTGAGCGGCTCGGGATCGATATGCACTCGGTGCCGAACGCGCGCAACTCCGAGCCATACGACGGCCGCGCGTCGTGTCAGGGCTACGGAACCTGCAAGCCGATCTGTCCCTCCGGCGCGAAGTACACCGCCGAATCCCACGTGGCGAAGGCGACCGAGGCGGGCGCCAGGATCGTCGATCACGCCGCCGTCCAGCGGCTCGTCCACGACGACGCGGGCGAAACCGTCGAAGCCGCGGTGTATGCGACCCCCGACGGGACGGAACGCCGCCAGCCGGCCGACCGGTTCGTCCTCGCCGCGGGCGGGGTGGAGAACGCCCGACTGCTTCTGCTTTCGGCGTCCGAGTTGTACCCCGACGGGCTGGCGAACTCCTCGGGTGCGGTCGGCCGATTCTTCATGGATCATCTCTTCGCGGGCGCAGGCGGGCAGTTGGACGAGCCGACCCGCCAGAACCACGTCGGGTTCAACACGAGCGAGACCCACCAGTTCTACGACGATACCGACCCCGTCGAGGGGATGAAACTGGAGTTTCTCAACTACGCCGGCCCCTCGCCCGTGATGCAGGCGCTGGGCGCGGAGACGTGGGGCGAGGAACTCCTGGAACAACTGCAGGCGTCGTACGGCACCCACGTCGCGATGGGTGGGCTGGTCGAGCAGCTCCCCGACGCCGACAACCGGGTGACGCTCGATCCCGATGTCCGCGACGACCACGGCAACCCGGTTCCCCACATCGAGTGGTCGCTCTCGGAGCGGACCCGTGGGGCGCTCCGCCGGGCCAACGAGATCCAGCACGCGATCCTCGAGGAACTCGGCGTCGACGTCGAGTGGACCGTCGGCCCCGAGGCCACCGGGCCGGCGTACCACCAGATGGGCACCACGCGGATGGGGACGGATCCGGCGACGAGCGTCGTCGACGCCGATTGCCGCGCCCACGACCTCCCGAACCTCCGGATCGTCGGCTCCTCGGTGTTCCCCACCGGCGGCGCGATGAACCCCACGCTCACCATCGCCGCGCTCGCGCTCCGCGTCGCGGAGTCGATGGCCGAGTCGGTGTAG
- a CDS encoding ABC transporter ATP-binding protein — MGVSAPKLAAEDLSFVVDDTAILRDVDLAVEAGETLTVIGPSGAGKSTLLRLLCRLDEPTAGTVYLDGTDYRTLDPTALRTRVGMVPQDPALRDGTVRENVTIGPRLRGESIEPGRVEALLARVDLEGYADREVTDLSGGEAQRVAIARTLFVDPEVLLLDEPTASLDPDAQADIEALLADLLAASARTAVLVTHDQAQVDRIADRVVRVVGGRIHSAGTPGEVLP; from the coding sequence ATGGGCGTTTCCGCACCGAAGCTGGCGGCCGAAGACCTCTCGTTCGTCGTCGACGACACCGCCATCCTCCGCGACGTCGACCTCGCCGTGGAGGCCGGCGAGACGCTCACCGTCATCGGGCCGTCGGGCGCGGGGAAGTCGACACTCCTCCGCCTCCTGTGTCGGCTCGACGAACCCACCGCGGGGACGGTCTACCTCGACGGCACCGACTACCGGACGCTCGATCCGACGGCGCTCCGGACCCGCGTCGGGATGGTGCCGCAGGACCCGGCGCTCCGCGACGGCACGGTCCGCGAGAACGTCACGATCGGCCCCCGCCTCCGCGGGGAGTCTATCGAGCCGGGGCGCGTCGAGGCGCTTCTGGCACGCGTCGACCTCGAGGGCTACGCCGACCGGGAGGTTACCGACCTCTCCGGCGGCGAAGCCCAGCGCGTCGCCATCGCGCGAACGCTTTTCGTCGACCCCGAGGTGCTGTTGCTCGACGAGCCGACCGCCAGCCTCGACCCCGACGCCCAGGCCGACATCGAGGCGCTGTTGGCGGACCTGCTCGCCGCGTCGGCCCGGACCGCCGTCCTCGTCACCCACGATCAGGCGCAGGTCGACCGGATCGCCGATCGGGTCGTCCGGGTCGTCGGCGGACGGATCCACTCGGCGGGGACGCCGGGGGAGGTGCTGCCGTGA
- a CDS encoding ABC transporter permease, with amino-acid sequence MIPAELPPQLRDPVLLKGLAQVAAATALAAVVLGLSYVRNLDLERELGGSFARGFVQVLAMGALIGVLFSIPLPFSGVVLAAMIGYAAWESRKRGDGVPKAFRVSLTAIGLGSAVVILTMLAAGAIESTVRNLVPVGGMIIANAMKTNSLALDRFKGEIESNRGEIEALLAIGVPPGAAVSEYVTESVRASLIPVVDAMRTLGLVYIPGMMAGMILGGANPIYAAQYQFVIMGMIFAAGGLTSMTASLLVGRYAFTGAAQLRRFEESSPTLLSTLRSLR; translated from the coding sequence GTGATCCCCGCGGAGCTCCCGCCGCAGCTCCGCGATCCGGTCCTGCTGAAGGGCCTCGCGCAGGTCGCCGCCGCGACCGCGCTCGCCGCGGTCGTACTCGGGCTCTCGTACGTCCGGAACCTCGATCTGGAGCGTGAACTCGGCGGATCGTTCGCCCGCGGGTTCGTCCAGGTGCTCGCGATGGGGGCGCTCATCGGCGTGCTCTTTTCGATCCCGCTGCCGTTCTCGGGGGTGGTGCTGGCGGCGATGATCGGCTACGCCGCCTGGGAGTCCCGGAAGCGCGGCGACGGGGTGCCGAAAGCGTTCAGGGTCTCGCTGACCGCGATCGGGCTCGGATCGGCGGTGGTGATCCTGACGATGCTCGCCGCGGGCGCAATCGAGTCGACGGTCCGGAACCTGGTGCCGGTCGGGGGGATGATCATCGCCAACGCGATGAAGACCAACTCGCTCGCGCTCGACCGGTTCAAAGGCGAGATCGAGTCCAACCGCGGGGAGATCGAGGCGCTGCTCGCGATCGGCGTTCCTCCGGGGGCCGCGGTATCGGAGTACGTCACCGAGTCGGTGCGGGCGTCGCTCATCCCGGTCGTGGACGCGATGCGGACCCTCGGGCTGGTCTACATCCCCGGGATGATGGCGGGGATGATCCTCGGCGGCGCGAACCCCATCTACGCCGCCCAGTACCAGTTCGTGATCATGGGGATGATCTTCGCCGCCGGCGGGCTGACGAGTATGACGGCGAGCCTGCTCGTCGGCCGGTACGCGTTCACCGGGGCGGCCCAGCTCCGGCGGTTCGAGGAGTCCTCGCCGACGTTGCTGTCGACGTTGCGGTCGTTGCGGTGA
- the hisC gene encoding histidinol-phosphate transaminase: MQPRDLSEHEAYVPGRGAEEVARDLGIDPEELIKLSSNENPHGPSPAAVEAIEAAAPTVNVYPKASHTDLTHRIAEKWGLDAEQVWLSAGADGAIDYLSRAFLEPGDAALLPDPGFAYYPMSTRYHHGEVTTYPLEKSEDFVQTAEDVLASYDGERIVHVTTPHNPTGSTVPPAELRTLADRVDDHTLVAVDEAYGEYAEDPSAIELLDDYDNLAVLRTFSKSYGLAGLRIGYAAVPAAWGDAYARINTPFAANEVACRAALAALDDDEHLELSVDTARWARAYYREHLDVPTWPSGGNFVLCEVGDGAAVAEACQRRGVIVRDTASFGLPECVRVSCGTREETRAAVETLNEVVAEVRPEASGP, translated from the coding sequence ATGCAGCCGAGGGACCTCTCCGAACACGAGGCGTACGTGCCGGGCCGGGGGGCCGAGGAGGTGGCCCGCGACCTCGGGATCGACCCCGAGGAGCTGATCAAGCTCTCCTCCAACGAGAACCCCCACGGGCCCAGCCCCGCCGCCGTCGAGGCCATCGAGGCCGCCGCGCCGACGGTGAACGTCTACCCGAAGGCCTCCCACACCGACCTCACCCACCGGATCGCCGAGAAGTGGGGCCTCGACGCCGAGCAGGTGTGGCTCAGTGCCGGCGCCGACGGCGCGATCGACTACCTCTCGCGGGCGTTCCTGGAGCCGGGCGACGCCGCCCTGCTCCCCGACCCCGGGTTCGCCTACTACCCGATGTCGACCCGGTACCACCACGGCGAGGTGACGACATACCCCCTCGAGAAGTCCGAGGACTTCGTCCAGACCGCCGAGGACGTCCTCGCATCGTACGACGGCGAACGGATCGTCCACGTCACCACCCCCCACAACCCCACCGGGTCGACGGTCCCCCCGGCGGAACTCCGTACGCTCGCCGACCGCGTCGACGACCACACCCTCGTCGCCGTCGACGAGGCCTACGGCGAGTACGCGGAGGACCCCTCGGCGATCGAACTCCTCGACGACTACGACAACCTCGCGGTGTTGCGGACGTTCTCGAAGTCCTACGGACTCGCGGGGCTCCGGATCGGCTACGCCGCGGTCCCCGCCGCGTGGGGCGACGCCTACGCCAGGATCAACACCCCCTTCGCCGCCAACGAGGTGGCCTGCCGGGCCGCCCTCGCGGCGCTCGACGACGACGAGCACCTCGAACTCTCGGTCGACACCGCCCGGTGGGCGCGGGCGTACTACCGCGAGCACTTAGACGTCCCGACCTGGCCGTCGGGGGGGAACTTCGTGCTGTGTGAGGTCGGCGACGGGGCGGCGGTCGCGGAGGCGTGTCAGCGCCGGGGGGTGATCGTCCGCGATACCGCGAGCTTCGGGCTGCCGGAGTGCGTCCGCGTCTCCTGCGGCACCCGCGAGGAGACGCGGGCGGCCGTCGAGACCCTCAACGAGGTCGTCGCGGAGGTCCGGCCGGAGGCCTCGGGGCCGTGA
- a CDS encoding AAA family ATPase yields MSTVALTGTPGTGKTTVSELVADRLEIEVVHLNDAIREAALVSERDVDRDSLIADLDAVEAWLDDYRAGESGDLGTDERDRDLLVESHLAHLLDVDRVVVLRCHPETLKPRLRARGESEASVAENAESEALDGILATAVDRHGEASVWEVDTTDRTPEAVADDVAAAIEGRIDPRVGVVDFIEYL; encoded by the coding sequence GTGAGTACCGTCGCGCTCACGGGCACCCCCGGAACCGGGAAGACGACGGTCTCGGAGCTCGTCGCCGACCGGCTTGAGATCGAGGTGGTTCACCTCAACGACGCCATCCGGGAGGCGGCGCTGGTCTCGGAGCGCGACGTCGACCGCGACTCCCTGATCGCGGACCTCGACGCCGTCGAGGCGTGGCTCGACGACTACCGGGCCGGCGAGTCGGGTGACCTCGGCACGGACGAGCGGGACCGCGACCTCCTGGTGGAATCGCACCTCGCACACCTGCTCGACGTCGACCGGGTGGTCGTCCTCAGATGCCACCCCGAGACGCTGAAGCCCCGGCTCCGCGCCCGCGGCGAGTCCGAGGCGTCGGTGGCGGAGAACGCCGAGAGCGAAGCGCTCGATGGGATCCTCGCGACGGCGGTCGACCGCCACGGCGAAGCGTCGGTGTGGGAGGTCGACACCACAGACCGGACGCCCGAGGCGGTCGCGGACGACGTCGCGGCCGCGATCGAGGGGCGGATCGACCCCCGCGTCGGCGTGGTCGACTTCATCGAGTACCTGTGA
- a CDS encoding CDP-alcohol phosphatidyltransferase family protein codes for MTLDKYRDLADGVLGPFVSAADRLGLTPDGVSWVAFGFAVASGVAFALSSPAWYVLGAAFVLANGWLDLVDGALARAQGVDGDGGDLLDHVLDRYADIAMLVGLAAGVDAYALGLAAVTGVLMTSYLGTQIQAVGLGREYGGLVGRADRLAIIGVGGIVAAVTLAVPAIPARAAGLGVVGWLLVLFAVVGHLTALQRFYGAWADL; via the coding sequence GTGACCTTAGACAAGTACCGCGACCTGGCCGACGGGGTTTTGGGACCGTTCGTCTCCGCGGCCGACCGGCTGGGGTTGACGCCGGACGGCGTAAGCTGGGTTGCGTTCGGGTTCGCGGTCGCGTCGGGGGTCGCCTTCGCGCTTTCCTCACCCGCCTGGTACGTTCTCGGCGCAGCGTTCGTCCTCGCAAACGGGTGGCTCGACCTCGTCGACGGCGCGCTCGCCAGGGCGCAGGGCGTCGACGGCGACGGCGGCGACCTGCTCGATCACGTTCTCGACCGCTACGCCGACATCGCGATGCTGGTTGGGCTCGCGGCGGGCGTCGACGCCTACGCCCTGGGGCTGGCGGCGGTCACGGGCGTGCTGATGACCTCCTATCTCGGCACGCAGATCCAGGCAGTGGGGCTGGGCCGGGAGTACGGCGGGCTGGTGGGCCGCGCCGACCGGCTGGCGATCATCGGGGTCGGCGGGATCGTCGCCGCCGTCACGCTCGCGGTCCCCGCGATTCCGGCCCGGGCCGCGGGGCTCGGCGTCGTCGGGTGGTTACTGGTCCTCTTCGCGGTTGTGGGCCACCTGACCGCGCTCCAGCGGTTCTACGGGGCGTGGGCTGATCTGTAG
- a CDS encoding GNAT family N-acetyltransferase, protein MHVRDATPTDAEAVRTVHYASIVGLGGEVYDHRQVEAWASGCGSADYGAGIEADALDYVVADRDGVVVGFGSLNADPPDDYETDIGAEITAVYVLPAVAREGIGTRIHAELQRRARADGVGTLGLSASLPAVPFYEACGYERVAERDHEFSSDDGTGVTGRVVEMRKEL, encoded by the coding sequence ATGCACGTTCGTGACGCGACGCCGACGGACGCCGAGGCAGTGCGGACGGTCCACTACGCGTCGATCGTCGGACTCGGGGGCGAAGTGTACGACCATCGACAGGTGGAGGCGTGGGCCAGCGGCTGCGGCAGTGCCGATTACGGGGCCGGAATCGAGGCTGACGCGCTCGACTACGTCGTCGCCGACCGCGACGGCGTCGTCGTCGGGTTCGGGTCGCTGAACGCGGACCCGCCAGACGACTACGAGACCGATATCGGCGCGGAGATCACCGCCGTCTACGTGCTCCCAGCAGTCGCCCGGGAGGGCATTGGCACGAGGATCCACGCGGAGTTACAGCGTCGGGCCCGGGCAGACGGCGTCGGGACGCTCGGGCTGTCGGCCTCGCTGCCCGCCGTGCCGTTCTACGAGGCCTGCGGATACGAGCGCGTCGCCGAACGCGACCACGAGTTCTCCAGTGACGACGGGACCGGCGTGACCGGACGCGTCGTCGAGATGCGAAAGGAACTGTGA
- a CDS encoding HVO_2922 family protein, translating to MAEETIHDSERRRSRRGIASYLRRLATALGRGERVPVDEEQTVTVDPPADTDFEVDVEREDDTVSVEIEMEWEEEAGDVETGTAASKATFEVYEDAAGQWRWRLEHRNGNIIADSSEGYASKQKAKQGLESVRSNAPGAYVEDHSKDDPAPDAPDGGSDATFELFEDKGGKWRWRLRHDNGNIIGDGGQGYASKQKAKQGLNSVRQNVPGAPVEDVEN from the coding sequence ATGGCGGAAGAGACCATCCACGACTCCGAGCGGAGGCGCAGTCGACGCGGGATCGCATCGTACCTCCGGCGGCTGGCGACGGCGCTGGGCCGCGGGGAGCGGGTCCCCGTCGACGAGGAGCAGACCGTCACGGTCGATCCCCCCGCCGACACCGACTTCGAGGTGGATGTCGAACGCGAAGACGACACGGTCAGCGTCGAGATCGAGATGGAGTGGGAGGAAGAAGCGGGCGACGTCGAGACCGGGACCGCAGCCAGTAAGGCCACCTTCGAGGTGTACGAGGACGCCGCCGGGCAGTGGCGGTGGCGGCTCGAACACCGCAACGGCAACATCATCGCCGACAGCAGCGAGGGGTACGCCTCCAAGCAGAAGGCCAAACAGGGACTGGAGAGTGTCCGCTCGAACGCTCCGGGCGCCTACGTCGAGGACCACTCGAAGGACGACCCCGCGCCCGACGCGCCCGACGGCGGCAGCGACGCGACCTTCGAGCTCTTCGAGGACAAGGGCGGCAAGTGGCGGTGGCGGCTCCGCCACGACAACGGGAACATCATCGGCGACGGCGGGCAGGGGTACGCCTCCAAGCAGAAGGCCAAACAGGGACTCAACAGCGTTCGACAGAACGTCCCCGGCGCGCCGGTCGAGGACGTCGAGAACTGA
- a CDS encoding NAD-dependent epimerase/dehydratase family protein, whose translation MTTLVTGGLGYLGSRLIRELPDHPSFSQETIRILDNFRQPRFHSLWDLPTYADYEFVEGDIRDTEVRAEALKGVNTVFHLAAITNAPETFDIPEKTWEVNHEAAVELFKDARDAGVDEFVNAVTCSVYGRTEEEITENFDCDPESPYGEAKLAAEQEMFDIYNGEVGLTGLRLGTVYGWTTGMRFDTVVDKFALLAATGQPLTVYEGAENQKRPYLHVQDSVRSMIFAANELGDGDAYNVVGQNGRLQDVVDAIVKYFPDVDIGYTEAEQLNQLSYIVSDEKIRSEGFKTCYTLEQGVEELADKFRTFV comes from the coding sequence ATGACAACACTCGTTACAGGTGGCCTGGGGTACCTCGGATCCCGACTGATTCGTGAGCTTCCGGACCACCCATCGTTCTCGCAAGAAACGATCCGAATTCTCGATAACTTTCGTCAGCCCCGGTTCCATTCGCTATGGGATCTCCCGACGTACGCCGACTACGAATTCGTTGAGGGAGACATCCGCGACACTGAGGTACGCGCAGAAGCGCTTAAGGGGGTGAATACGGTTTTCCACCTGGCAGCGATTACGAACGCTCCCGAGACGTTCGATATCCCTGAGAAAACGTGGGAGGTTAATCACGAAGCAGCTGTTGAACTCTTTAAGGATGCACGTGATGCGGGTGTTGATGAGTTCGTTAATGCCGTGACTTGTTCCGTGTATGGCCGCACTGAAGAAGAGATTACTGAGAACTTTGATTGCGATCCCGAGTCCCCTTACGGTGAGGCTAAACTGGCCGCCGAGCAAGAGATGTTTGATATCTACAATGGAGAGGTGGGACTGACCGGACTTCGCTTGGGGACGGTCTACGGCTGGACGACCGGAATGCGGTTTGACACGGTTGTGGATAAGTTCGCTCTTCTCGCTGCAACGGGTCAGCCGCTGACCGTATACGAGGGAGCAGAGAACCAGAAGCGGCCGTACCTACATGTGCAGGACTCTGTCCGCTCAATGATTTTCGCCGCGAACGAGCTGGGCGACGGGGATGCGTACAACGTGGTTGGGCAGAACGGGCGACTGCAGGATGTCGTTGATGCTATCGTGAAGTATTTCCCCGATGTAGATATCGGGTACACCGAGGCCGAGCAGTTGAACCAGTTGTCGTACATCGTGAGCGACGAGAAAATTCGTAGCGAGGGCTTCAAAACGTGTTACACGCTGGAGCAGGGCGTTGAAGAGTTGGCCGATAAGTTCCGGACATTCGTGTAA